Proteins from a single region of Amblyomma americanum isolate KBUSLIRL-KWMA chromosome 10, ASM5285725v1, whole genome shotgun sequence:
- the LOC144107484 gene encoding uncharacterized protein LOC144107484 isoform X1, which yields MLIVACICIAALLVAFPSRGNKNFLEMATADKPEDGVTRRSSFFEEATESSPADDGASSTARTRRHKHRKRRTTTTTTDESADEVTGRSYNDRIQEWTIDASEPDRATSNASEGGERTRHTIVMPLPTSVAQISEIPATAATNSSANCRGRDGTARPHR from the exons ATGCTGATTGTGGCCTGCATCTGCATCGCCGCCCTGCTGGTCGCCTTCCCGTCCAGAG GCAACAAGAACTTTCTGG AAATGGCAACCGCGGACAAGCCCGAAGACGGGGTCACGAGGCGGTCTTCCTTCTTCGAGGAGGCCACCGAGTCCAGTCCTGCCGACGATG GAGCATCCTCGACAGCAAGAACCAGGCGACATAAGCACCGGAAAAGGCGAACCACAACAACGACCACTGATGAATCAGCCG ATGAAGTGACCGGCAGGTCGTACAATGACCGCATCCAGGAGTGGACGATCGACGCTTCCGAACCGGACAGGGCGACGTCGAATGCATCCGAAG GAGGAGAACGCACGCGTCACACAATAGTGATGCCGTTGCCTACTAGTGTTGCCCAAATCTCCGAAATACCAGCAACAGCAGCGACGAACAGTTCTGCGAATTGCCGGGGAAGG GATGGAACAGCACGGCCACACCGATAG
- the LOC144107484 gene encoding uncharacterized protein LOC144107484 isoform X2 → MLIVACICIAALLVAFPSRGNKNFLEMATADKPEDGVTRRSSFFEEATESSPADDGASSTARTRRHKHRKRRTTTTTTDESADEVTGRSYNDRIQEWTIDASEPDRATSNASEGWNSTATPIGESLRPPSTKPLVEKVDANTRSAKTMADKTTVE, encoded by the exons ATGCTGATTGTGGCCTGCATCTGCATCGCCGCCCTGCTGGTCGCCTTCCCGTCCAGAG GCAACAAGAACTTTCTGG AAATGGCAACCGCGGACAAGCCCGAAGACGGGGTCACGAGGCGGTCTTCCTTCTTCGAGGAGGCCACCGAGTCCAGTCCTGCCGACGATG GAGCATCCTCGACAGCAAGAACCAGGCGACATAAGCACCGGAAAAGGCGAACCACAACAACGACCACTGATGAATCAGCCG ATGAAGTGACCGGCAGGTCGTACAATGACCGCATCCAGGAGTGGACGATCGACGCTTCCGAACCGGACAGGGCGACGTCGAATGCATCCGAAG GATGGAACAGCACGGCCACACCGATAGGGGAATCTCTGAGGCCACCTTCGACGAAACCGCTCGTCGAGAAGGTGGACGCTAATACGAGGTCGGCAAAAACCATGGCCGACAAAACCACGGTTGAATAA